The following proteins are co-located in the Apis mellifera strain DH4 linkage group LG11, Amel_HAv3.1, whole genome shotgun sequence genome:
- the LOC724201 gene encoding uncharacterized protein LOC724201 isoform X4: protein MSFMVENRSTNEINNKEREHFLSLEVTKDYSFKYIPESHFKHIVKNVQRHRRKEDEERIWASFVKEQELNNLRFDKKDVDYSIQNIKDLLQENIQNVDRELKRLEEDALPERSKGIQNPKSNVKNETIYSKVNNIRNNSSKEKILTKNKDTCKTNVLIPTSQGNNICISKEFEGQKTVFRSKAKKSLSDSTITEKKCYTNQLLRATNHFENNSDTDSSNNKDDIVYVQPDPLTIQKLLSMQKKIAELLDEILFRLCRIPLPDGENDLKRRQQQTLEFAIRFSRNYLYNLNRFVTSIQRHIKAVSSRSGLKQYHKNIAFHQDMIKQKLVAAHQLLMQALTAYCKHIPNSILDGHSTKLQDVLQIVYNLINICDKIEISSYYFCSGDTTIIPLGKNLQDKCDAILAKLKLNLESKYGYANYKNAQSFITTASISLPNKGRLNRKNLSSRLSMYNMDVKISKSNQKRRNYIRRKNYTYQKENGNNTKDSKNLYTQDCSLPEMLYPSPITHTTSSRDVVHIDSMKNINNLKEDDIQTMMEGITIDSENDSNIEIQTKCKPTTNSEPQSVAIRKKGGNIKVENVTDENDLIKKVTTIPKEHLATLVPVINDLITFVSRMQNESEMQPVSETSVETLREFLQKYQSPKDYDTKTTLTKNNYEQSYCNLNGLSEIKKRDENVQFICISSMEKVPKMTQCDASCQVDYEIALKKKLSYNF from the exons ATGTCTTTTATGGTAGAAAATAGATCAACCaatgaaataaacaataaagagagagaacattttctttctttagaaGTAACTAAAGATTATAGCTTTaag tacaTACCTGAGAGtcattttaaacatatagtaaaaaatgtaCAGAGACACAGACGTAAGGAGGATGAGGAACGTATCTGGGCTTCATTTGTCAAAGAACAGgagttaaataatttgaggTTTGACAAAAAAGATGTTGACTAttctatacaaaatataaaagatctgttgcaagaaaatatacaaaatgtagATAGAGAACTGAAAAGACTAGAAGAAGATGCTCTTCCTGAACGAAGCAAAGGAATTCAAAACCCTAAATCTAATgtcaaaaatgaaacaatttattcaaaa gtaaacaatatcagaaataattcttcaaaagaaaaaatattaacaaagaataaagataCATGTAAAACTAATGTTTTAATTCCAACTTCACAAggcaataatatttgtatatctaaGGAATTTGAAGGACAGAAAACAGTTTTTAGATCTAAAGCTAAAAAATCTTTGTCAGATTCTACTATCACAGAAAAAAAGTGTTATACAAACCAACTTCTTCGTGCAacaaatcattttgaaaataattctgatACAGATTCAAGTAATAACAAAGATGATATCGTTTATGTACAACCAGATCCACTTACTATACAAAAACTTTTATCAATGCAAAAGAAAATTGCTGAATTGttagatgaaattttatttagattatgcAGAATTCCTTTACCAGATGgcgaaaatgatttaaaaagaagacaaCAACAAACATTAGAATTTGCTATaagattttcaagaaattatttatacaatttaaatagatttgttACAAGCATTCAAAGACATATCAAAGCTGTGTCTTCAAGATCAGGATTAAaacaatatcataaaaatattgcatttcaTCAAGATatgattaaacaaaaattagttGCTGCACATCAATTATTAATGCAAGCTTTAACTGCTTATTGTAAACATATTCCTAATTCTATTCTTGATGGTCATTCTACAAAATTGCAAGATGTATTACAAATTGTTTACAatctgataaatatttgtgataaaattgaaatctcttcttattatttttgttctgGAGATACTACCATTATACCGCtg ggAAAAAATCTTCAAGATAAATGCGATGCTATATTAgcaaaattgaagttaaatttAGAAAGTAAATATGGAtatgcaaattataaaaatgctcAATCTTTTATAACTACTGCATCGATATCTTTACCTAACAAAGGACGtttgaatcgaaaaaatttatctagtCGATTAAGTATGTACAATATGGATGTTAAAATATCTAAGTCTaaccaaaaaagaagaaattacataagaagaaaaa attatacttatcaaaaagaaaatggaaataatactAAGGATAGTAAAAACTTATATACTCAAGATTGCTCATTACCAGAAATGTTATATCCCAGTCCTATAACTCATACAACTTCTTCTAGGGATGTTGTTCATATTGattctatgaaaaatataaacaacttAAAAGAAGATGACATTCAAACTATGATGGAAGGAATAACGATAGATTCTGAAAAT gaCAGCAATATAGAAATTCAAACTAAATGTAAACCTACTACAAATAGTGAACCACAATCTGTTGCAAtacgaaaaaaaggaggaaatatTAAAGTAGAAAATGTTACCGACGAAAatgatctaattaaaaaagtaaccaCAATTCCTAAAGAGCATTTGGCTACTTTAGTTCCTGTAATAAAcgatttaataacttttgtgTCGAGAATG CAAAACGAATCTGAGATGCAACCTGTTTCGGAAACATCTGTGGAAACattaagagaatttttacaaaaatatcagtCTCCTAAAGATTATGATACTAAAACAACTTtaacaaaaaacaattatgAACAATCATATTGTAATTTGAATGG Cttatctgaaattaaaaaacg
- the LOC408322 gene encoding uncharacterized protein LOC408322, protein MTSTVLVKLPTVPFPQGKKSPSDIITLTERNEGLNQSIRHQTINIDRIAQLEQNMKFLQEQHQATLVALHQEVESLRQKNRDLQFQLVFSKGSYLPSSPSSPEDNGTGFMKPKGSPVCVNITPLQVELLEKDLQDTKVSLQEARIQNQYLSEIIEQQKKKLNSLEEQKINKESMTDVGIQVGDTFDSTRAHLVACLESTEAVIKRLRKQNEEQREEIATLKATSTNTNGNKGARSRDSNNSHHSRGSPTSTLQEQSPHIFPPLQSYWHHKTIRNGRNRHNKLDHQTEMDATMLPQLQNSNIKLKNFNSMMFESLCYRSRGHRNYYRDESNRKYRGNISQKDRRDSDHNHHHNRRDYKDRSSKNQQKELADSAEGSSEADNSASGKS, encoded by the exons ATGACATCTACTGTATTAGTTAAATTACCAACTGTACCTTTTCCTcaa ggaAAGAAATCACCATcagatataataacattaacagAAAGAAATGAAGGATTGAATCAAAGTATAAGGCAtcaaactataaatattgatagaatAGCACAATTGgaacaaaatatgaaatttttacaagaacAACATCAAGCAACTTTAGTAGCTTTGCATCAAGAAGTAGAATCCTTACGTCAAAAGAATAGAG atTTACAGTTTCAATTAGTATTTTCAAAAGGATCTTATTTACCTAGCAGTCCTTCTTCTCCTGAAGATAATGGAACTGGGTTTATGAAACCAAAG gGTAGCCCAGTATGTGTAAATATTACACCATTACAAGTAGAACTTTTGGAGAAAGATTTACAAGATACAAAAGTATCTTTACAAGAAGCTAGAATACAGAATCAGTATTTATCTGAAATTATTGAACAACAAAAAAA GAAATTGAATTCTCtagaagaacaaaaaataaataaagaatcaatGACAGATGTAGGAATACAGGTGGGAGATACGTTTGATTCTACTCGAGCACATTTAGTTGCATGTTTGGAAAGCACAGAAGCGGTGATAAAACGATTACGTAAACAAAATGAGGAACAAAGAGAAGAGATTGCAACATTGAAAGCAACGTCGACAAATACAAATGGTAACAAAGGAGCTCGATCTCGTGATAGTAATAATAGTCATCATAGTCGTGGATCACCTACGAGCACCTTACAAGAACAATCTCCTCATATATTTCCTCCATTACAAAGTTATTGGCATCATAAAACAATTAG gaACGGAAGAAATCgacataataaattagatcatCAAACAGAAATGGATGCGACTATGTTACCACAACTTCAAAAtagcaatataaaattaaaaaattttaattcgatgatGTTTGAATCTTTGTGTTATCGGTCTCGTGGACATCGCAATTACTATCGCGATGAAAGTAACCGAAAATATAGAGGAAACATTTCACAAAAAGATCGTAGAGATAGTGATCATAATCATCATCATAATCGACGGGATTATAAAGATAGAAGTtctaaaaatcaacaaaaagaATTAGCAGATTCAGCAGAAGGATCAAGCGAGGCTGATAATTCTGCGAGTggtaaatcataa
- the LOC724290 gene encoding uncharacterized protein LOC724290 (The RefSeq protein has 1 non-frameshifting indel compared to this genomic sequence), translating into MTHMTEVNFGDFQMEERYKKLERTLKLASLRKENRKKDESTLRAPSSINIDSFDSSINIPQGSRIDSEIVSSSNNLRNILLKRKNINNDHKIFATSSVRKFNEEHSCQRDYLQMPPPSFDINFYNSKHSNNIETYNVSKFLLQNKCNTSDIDITSPKKENYKFSNNNEKYIDTSSYIHSNSFQYRNIKVFTEWTVILNEQNLLIIKGKIECGIIAWSKPIIRRLTSTKIECVCKHLYHLQGNIVDNKCELPDYVRGKFYNGFPDDWENVYEIWKMFVQQGCSATFRWPTPITDSDDDIKSEITDITFAYSTSPKNKISPKKCLSEQKIKNKQNSHSYNKKIDSFTQTHISDVTENLCYNGENIQFLINQYNNNKENYKQKDNMNLNYCHIKNKTKNVNDILNVIVNNLTDKNCSQEYISKIFEILDCLNYVVSYKSIQDRSNIEHTKLKQDIQIEEKNSEINYNLSEYNQSEIVKNYNDSLSKKRTFTEMNNTSTSDSESAIYTGIPKIPIERIIRQKKTLLKSSKRKIRKKEILQNHNTQDKQCISNISIPDYCTNVRSEKIDCTKFNDSSISITEDERDYLKVNDICSNFQNNVCDKYVEPKIIKEDEENLYRIHKYFAQKDTTIHKSVKSLQDSHEKIKKNECKTIMIETPKNIMQETNSCIEANNKNNQNHFSHQQQKEFSSYSKNTINETTKPIVLSSIPIDVEIKNKQLCILQNPKESLIEDENKIIEELREIKKRTYQKSPIKFNTTSKKNSNSLSDSEQHFKENIKIQPNNMDSIITKRSSYDNSKISKNNKLTDDIEPKLLSDWTPRVLFKSGLNLIFEGNLLNEIGHIVRRKFKTDKIYRRVSGKLVETIHHEFYQLVGNLRDTKHVIPKKLLRKCRYGCPVNIEQFCKEWESLQNSIDIVDYEDIKKCNDISMDNINVGRSSKGRRIIPPLTYWTGERIIMKDNNPVYKPGTIQDNNNRINNSLEYVNKNSLKMLMGKIKNNKSKKFPTKNTKKTRISESSNSSNDHNISVYEDEIEKITSNSINISNKQNLKPINIENSHESCTNVTKTKTAVKKSKVRKNVESNTSFLGTSKQMHGSHQSSVERYRDIVCMYYQGIPNKDDILSDDQVSHV; encoded by the exons atgacaCACATGACTgag GTAAACTTTGGTGATTTTCAAATggaagaaagatataaaaaattagaacgaACTTTAAAACTAGCTTCacttagaaaagaaaacagaaagaaagatgaaTCTACACTACGTGCTCCTTCaagtattaatatagattCATTTGATTCCAGTATTAATATTCCTCAAGGTTCCAGAATTGATAGTGAAATTGTTTCTTCAAGTAATAATTTGAGAAACAtacttttgaaaagaaaaaatattaacaatgatCATAAGATATTTGCTACATCTAGTGTTAGAAAGTTTAATGAAGAACATAGTTGTCAAAGAGATTATCTTCAAATGCCACCACCTAGTTttgacattaatttttataattctaaacattcaaataatatagaaacatataatgtttcaaaatttttattacaaaataaatgtaatacttctgatattgatattacatcaccaaagaaagaaaattacaaattttctaataataatgaaaaatatattgatacttcttcatatattcattctaatagttttcaatatagaaatattaaagtgTTTACAGAATGGAcagttatattaaatgaacaaaatttattgattattaaaggaaaaattgaatg TGGAATTATTGCTTGGAGTAAGCCTATTATAAGAAGATTAACAAGTACTAAAATTGAATGTGTTTGTAAACATTTGTATCATTTGCAGGGAAATATTGTTGATAATAAGTGtg aattaccAGATTATGTTAgaggtaaattttataatggatTTCCTGATGATTGGGAAAATGTTTATGAAATTTGGAAGATGTTTGTACAACAAGGATGTAGTGCAACATTTCGTTGGCCTACTCCTATCACAGATAGTGATGATGacataaaaagtgaaattactGATATTACATTTGCTTATTCAACTAGTcctaagaataaaatatctccAAAAAAATGTCTATCTGaacagaaaataaagaataaacaaaattctcattcatataataaaaaaattgattcatttaCACAGACACATATATCTGATGTAACtgaaaatttatgttacaATGGAgaaaacattcaatttttaataaatcaatataacaataacaaagaaaattataaacaaaaggataatatgaatttaaattattgtcacattaaaaataaaacaaaaaatgttaatgatatattaaatgttattgtaaataacttaacagataaaaattgttctcaAGAATacattagtaaaatatttgagatattAGATTGCTTAAATTATGTTGTATCATATAAATCCATTCAAGATAGATCTAACATTGAACATACAAAATTAAAGCAAGATAtacaaatagaagaaaaaaatagtgaaataaattacaatttgtcAGAGTATAATCAATctgaaatagtaaaaaattataatgattcattatcaaaaaaaagaactttcaCAGAAATGAATAATACCAGTACATCTGATAGTGAAAGTGCAATTTATACAGGAATTCCAAAAATACCTATAGAACGCATAATacgacaaaaaaaaacattattaaaatcttctaaacgtaaaataagaaaaaaagagatattgcAAAATCATAATACTCAAGATAAACaatgtatttcaaatatatctatacCAGACTATTGTACAAATGTAAGATCTGAAAAAATAGattgtacaaaatttaatgattcgaGTATTAGTATTACCGAGGACGAAagagattatttaaaagtaaatgatatttgttcaaattttcaaaataatgtatGTGACAAATATGTAGaacctaaaattataaaagaagatgaagaaaatttgtatagaattcacaaatattttgcaCAAAAAGATACAACTATTCACAAATCTGTTAAAAGTTTACAAGATTCtcacgaaaaaattaaaaaaaatgaatgtaaaACCATAATGATTGAAAcacctaaaaatataatgcaagAAACAAATTCTTGCATTGAAgctaataacaaaaataatcaaaatcatttttctcatcaacaacaaaaagaattttcttcttattcaaaaaataccaTAAATGAAACAACAAAACCTATTGTGCTTAGCTCAATTCCTATTgatgttgaaattaaaaataaacaattatgtaTCTTACAAAATCCAAAAGAATCTTTGATTgaggatgaaaataaaattattgaagaattacgcgaaatcaaaaaaagaacatatCAAAAATCtcctataaaatttaatactacttcaaaaaaaaattcaaattcgttATCCGATAGCGAACaacattttaaagaaaatattaaaattcaaccaAATAACATGGAttctattattacaaaaagatCATCATATGATAactcaaaaatttctaaaaacaatAAACTTACAGATGATATTGAACCAAAATTATTATCCGATTGGACACCTAGAGTTTTATTCAAATcaggattaaatttaatttttgaaggaaatttattgaa tgaGATTGGCCACATTGTacgtagaaaatttaaaacggataaaatatatcgtcgAGTATCAGGAAAATTGGTCGAGACAATTCATcatgaattttatcaattagtCGGCAATTTGCGTGATACAAAACATG ttatacctaaaaaattattaaggaaATGTCGTTATGGTTGTCCTGTTAATATAGAACAATTTTGTAAAGAATGGGAATCATTGCAAAATt CTATAGATATTGTTGATtatgaagatattaaaaaatgtaatgataTATCAATGGATAATATAAATGTCGGTCGGAGTTCAAAAGGTAGAAGAATAATACCTCCATTAACTTACTGGACAG GAGAACGCATTATTATGAAAGATAACAATCCAGTATATAAACCTGGTACTATTCAAGATAACAATAacagaattaataatagtttggAG tatgtaaataaaaattcactaaAAATGTTGATGGGAAACACtgaaaatattgtgaaaaaaataaaaaataacaaatctaaaaaatttccaacgaaaaatacgaaaaaaacaagaatatcAGAATCAAGTAATTCTAGCAATGATCataatatttctgtatatGAG gaTGAGATAGAAAAGATAACatctaattctataaatatatcaaataaacagaatttaaaacctataaatattgaaaattcg catGAATCTTGCACAAACGTTACCAAAACAAAAACGGcagtaaaaaaatcaaaagtaaGGAAAAATGTTGAATCAAATACATCATTTCTTGGCACTTCTAAACAAAT GCATGGGAGTCATCAGTCTTCGGTTGAAAGATATCGTGATAtagtatgtatgtattatCAAGGTATTCCAAATAAAGATGATATATTATCTGATGATCAAGTCTCACATGTGTGA
- the LOC724290 gene encoding uncharacterized protein LOC724290 isoform X1, with protein MTHMTEVNFGDFQMEERYKKLERTLKLASLRKENRKKDESTLRAPSSINIDSFDSSINIPQGSRIDSEIVSSSNNLRNILLKRKNINNDHKIFATSSVRKFNEEHSCQRDYLQMPPPSFDINFYNSKHSNNIETYNVSKFLLQNKCNTSDIDITSPKKENYKFSNNNEKYIDTSSYIHSNSFQYRNIKVFTEWTVILNEQNLLIIKGKIECGIIAWSKPIIRRLTSTKIECVCKHLYHLQGNIVDNKCELPDYVRGKFYNGFPDDWENVYEIWKMFVQQGCSATFRWPTPITDSDDDIKSEITDITFAYSTSPKNKISPKKCLSEQKIKNKQNSHSYNKKIDSFTQTHISDVTENLCYNGENIQFLINQYNNNKENYKQKDNMNLNYCHIKNKTKNVNDILNVIVNNLTDKNCSQEYISKIFEILDCLNYVVSYKSIQDRSNIEHTKLKQDIQIEEKNSEINYNLSEYNQSEIVKNYNDSLSKKRTFTEMNNTSTSDSESAIYTGIPKIPIERIIRQKKTLLKSSKRKIRKKEILQNHNTQDKQCISNISIPDYCTNVRSEKIDCTKFNDSSISITEDERDYLKVNDICSNFQNNVCDKYVEPKIIKEDEENLYRIHKYFAQKDTTIHKSVKSLQDSHEKIKKNECKTIMIETPKNIMQETNSCIEANNKNNQNHFSHQQQKEFSSYSKNTINETTKPIVLSSIPIDVEIKNKQLCILQNPKESLIEDENKIIEELREIKKRTYQKSPIKFNTTSKKNSNSLSDSEQHFKENIKIQPNNMDSIITKRSSYDNSKISKNNKLTDDIEPKLLSDWTPRVLFKSGLNLIFEGNLLNEIGHIVRRKFKTDKIYRRVSGKLVETIHHEFYQLVGNLRDTKHVIPKKLLRKCRYGCPVNIEQFCKEWESLQNYIVDYEDIKKCNDISMDNINVGRSSKGRRIIPPLTYWTGERIIMKDNNPVYKPGTIQDNNNRINNSLEYVNKNSLKMLMGNTENIVKKIKNNKSKKFPTKNTKKTRISESSNSSNDHNISVYEDEIEKITSNSINISNKQNLKPINIENSHESCTNVTKTKTAVKKSKVRKNVESNTSFLGTSKQMHGSHQSSVERYRDIVCMYYQGIPNKDDILSDDQVSHV; from the exons atgacaCACATGACTgag GTAAACTTTGGTGATTTTCAAATggaagaaagatataaaaaattagaacgaACTTTAAAACTAGCTTCacttagaaaagaaaacagaaagaaagatgaaTCTACACTACGTGCTCCTTCaagtattaatatagattCATTTGATTCCAGTATTAATATTCCTCAAGGTTCCAGAATTGATAGTGAAATTGTTTCTTCAAGTAATAATTTGAGAAACAtacttttgaaaagaaaaaatattaacaatgatCATAAGATATTTGCTACATCTAGTGTTAGAAAGTTTAATGAAGAACATAGTTGTCAAAGAGATTATCTTCAAATGCCACCACCTAGTTttgacattaatttttataattctaaacattcaaataatatagaaacatataatgtttcaaaatttttattacaaaataaatgtaatacttctgatattgatattacatcaccaaagaaagaaaattacaaattttctaataataatgaaaaatatattgatacttcttcatatattcattctaatagttttcaatatagaaatattaaagtgTTTACAGAATGGAcagttatattaaatgaacaaaatttattgattattaaaggaaaaattgaatg TGGAATTATTGCTTGGAGTAAGCCTATTATAAGAAGATTAACAAGTACTAAAATTGAATGTGTTTGTAAACATTTGTATCATTTGCAGGGAAATATTGTTGATAATAAGTGtg aattaccAGATTATGTTAgaggtaaattttataatggatTTCCTGATGATTGGGAAAATGTTTATGAAATTTGGAAGATGTTTGTACAACAAGGATGTAGTGCAACATTTCGTTGGCCTACTCCTATCACAGATAGTGATGATGacataaaaagtgaaattactGATATTACATTTGCTTATTCAACTAGTcctaagaataaaatatctccAAAAAAATGTCTATCTGaacagaaaataaagaataaacaaaattctcattcatataataaaaaaattgattcatttaCACAGACACATATATCTGATGTAACtgaaaatttatgttacaATGGAgaaaacattcaatttttaataaatcaatataacaataacaaagaaaattataaacaaaaggataatatgaatttaaattattgtcacattaaaaataaaacaaaaaatgttaatgatatattaaatgttattgtaaataacttaacagataaaaattgttctcaAGAATacattagtaaaatatttgagatattAGATTGCTTAAATTATGTTGTATCATATAAATCCATTCAAGATAGATCTAACATTGAACATACAAAATTAAAGCAAGATAtacaaatagaagaaaaaaatagtgaaataaattacaatttgtcAGAGTATAATCAATctgaaatagtaaaaaattataatgattcattatcaaaaaaaagaactttcaCAGAAATGAATAATACCAGTACATCTGATAGTGAAAGTGCAATTTATACAGGAATTCCAAAAATACCTATAGAACGCATAATacgacaaaaaaaaacattattaaaatcttctaaacgtaaaataagaaaaaaagagatattgcAAAATCATAATACTCAAGATAAACaatgtatttcaaatatatctatacCAGACTATTGTACAAATGTAAGATCTGAAAAAATAGattgtacaaaatttaatgattcgaGTATTAGTATTACCGAGGACGAAagagattatttaaaagtaaatgatatttgttcaaattttcaaaataatgtatGTGACAAATATGTAGaacctaaaattataaaagaagatgaagaaaatttgtatagaattcacaaatattttgcaCAAAAAGATACAACTATTCACAAATCTGTTAAAAGTTTACAAGATTCtcacgaaaaaattaaaaaaaatgaatgtaaaACCATAATGATTGAAAcacctaaaaatataatgcaagAAACAAATTCTTGCATTGAAgctaataacaaaaataatcaaaatcatttttctcatcaacaacaaaaagaattttcttcttattcaaaaaataccaTAAATGAAACAACAAAACCTATTGTGCTTAGCTCAATTCCTATTgatgttgaaattaaaaataaacaattatgtaTCTTACAAAATCCAAAAGAATCTTTGATTgaggatgaaaataaaattattgaagaattacgcgaaatcaaaaaaagaacatatCAAAAATCtcctataaaatttaatactacttcaaaaaaaaattcaaattcgttATCCGATAGCGAACaacattttaaagaaaatattaaaattcaaccaAATAACATGGAttctattattacaaaaagatCATCATATGATAactcaaaaatttctaaaaacaatAAACTTACAGATGATATTGAACCAAAATTATTATCCGATTGGACACCTAGAGTTTTATTCAAATcaggattaaatttaatttttgaaggaaatttattgaa tgaGATTGGCCACATTGTacgtagaaaatttaaaacggataaaatatatcgtcgAGTATCAGGAAAATTGGTCGAGACAATTCATcatgaattttatcaattagtCGGCAATTTGCGTGATACAAAACATG ttatacctaaaaaattattaaggaaATGTCGTTATGGTTGTCCTGTTAATATAGAACAATTTTGTAAAGAATGGGAATCATTGCAAAATt ATATTGTTGATtatgaagatattaaaaaatgtaatgataTATCAATGGATAATATAAATGTCGGTCGGAGTTCAAAAGGTAGAAGAATAATACCTCCATTAACTTACTGGACAG GAGAACGCATTATTATGAAAGATAACAATCCAGTATATAAACCTGGTACTATTCAAGATAACAATAacagaattaataatagtttggAG tatgtaaataaaaattcactaaAAATGTTGATGGGAAACACtgaaaatattgtgaaaaaaataaaaaataacaaatctaaaaaatttccaacgaaaaatacgaaaaaaacaagaatatcAGAATCAAGTAATTCTAGCAATGATCataatatttctgtatatGAG gaTGAGATAGAAAAGATAACatctaattctataaatatatcaaataaacagaatttaaaacctataaatattgaaaattcg catGAATCTTGCACAAACGTTACCAAAACAAAAACGGcagtaaaaaaatcaaaagtaaGGAAAAATGTTGAATCAAATACATCATTTCTTGGCACTTCTAAACAAAT GCATGGGAGTCATCAGTCTTCGGTTGAAAGATATCGTGATAtagtatgtatgtattatCAAGGTATTCCAAATAAAGATGATATATTATCTGATGATCAAGTCTCACATGTGTGA